Proteins encoded in a region of the Pocillopora verrucosa isolate sample1 chromosome 11, ASM3666991v2, whole genome shotgun sequence genome:
- the LOC131786808 gene encoding ATP-dependent RNA helicase DDX24-like: MAAVGVSLMDKVGLQKNSCKIIDVTNKRGTIETLTEAKISCAIEEDLYLHYFLSQYPGRTLVFSNTMDCVRRLGSLFRLLDFNPWVLLA; encoded by the exons atggcCGCTGTAGGAG TGTCGCTTATGGACAAAGTTGGGCTGCAGAAGAACAGTTGTAAAATTATCGATGTCACCAACAAGAGAGGAACCATAGAAACCCTGACAGAAGCAAAGATCTCATGTGCAATTGAAGAG GACCTTTATCTCCACTATTTCCTTTCCCAGTACCCAGGCCGTACTTTGGTTTTCTCCAACACCATGGACTGTGTGAGGAGACTGGGCTCTTTGTTTAGGCTCTTGGACTTTAACCCGTGGGTTCTGCTCGCCTGA